One window of the Dioscorea cayenensis subsp. rotundata cultivar TDr96_F1 chromosome 24, TDr96_F1_v2_PseudoChromosome.rev07_lg8_w22 25.fasta, whole genome shotgun sequence genome contains the following:
- the LOC120252796 gene encoding small nuclear ribonucleoprotein E-like, with translation MATTKVQRIMTQPINLIFRFLQSKSRIQIWLFEQKDSRIEGRIIGFDEYMNLVLDDAEELNVKKNTRKQLGRILLKGDNITLMMNTGK, from the exons ATGGCGACCACGAAGGTTCAGCGGATCATGACCCAGCCCATT AACCTCATCTTTAGGTTTCTTCAAAGT AAATCTCGTATCCAGATTTGGCTTTTTGAGCAGAAGGATTCGAGGATTGAGGGCCGGATCATT GGCTTTGATGAATACATGAATTTGGTTTTGGATGATGCTGAAGAATTGAATGTCAAGAAGAATACAAGAAAACAATTGG GGAGGATCCTGTTGAAAGGTGACAACATAACCCTTATGATGAACAC